One uncultured Caproiciproducens sp. DNA segment encodes these proteins:
- a CDS encoding cobyrinate a,c-diamide synthase produces the protein MSTYPIPRIMLAAPNSGAGKTTLTCALLQALVNRGLSAASFKCGPDYIDPMFHSKIIGIKSRNLDLFFLKSDTVRALLYKTAVQADIAVLEGVMGYYDGVGGTTTQASSYELARETKTPVVLVVNCGGMSLSLAALIKGFLQFREDSGICGVILNRVSPMLYPSLKKALEEELGIAVLGYLPPLPECSLQSRHLGLVTANEVEHLKEKLNRLAAQLEHTMDFGRLIRIAQDAPPLSCEPIDLPNLPNGHPKIAVAMDNAFCFYYQDSLDLLEELGAQLVPFSPLNDAQLPPKINGLILGGGYPELYAEALSENYSMRGSIKAAIHGGMPCIAECGGFMYLHKSMQDDTGTVHDMAGVIDADCYKTDHLRRFGYVTLTARRDNMLCKAGENIAAHEFHYWDSTDCGDAFQAQKPVRNTTWNCIYGGSNLNIFAGYPHFHFYSNPRFAVRFIRKCNEFEI, from the coding sequence GTGAGTACTTATCCGATTCCGCGCATTATGCTTGCCGCGCCGAACAGTGGAGCGGGGAAAACAACTTTGACCTGTGCGCTTTTGCAGGCACTTGTAAACCGAGGACTGTCGGCCGCTTCCTTTAAATGCGGGCCGGATTATATAGATCCCATGTTTCATTCCAAAATCATCGGAATAAAATCACGAAATTTGGACTTGTTTTTTTTAAAGTCTGATACGGTACGCGCATTGCTTTATAAAACTGCTGTCCAAGCGGATATTGCGGTGCTGGAGGGCGTGATGGGGTATTACGATGGCGTAGGAGGAACCACCACACAGGCGAGCAGTTATGAGCTGGCCAGGGAAACGAAGACTCCGGTTGTGCTGGTGGTTAACTGCGGCGGAATGTCGCTGTCGCTTGCCGCGCTCATCAAAGGTTTTTTGCAGTTTCGTGAGGACAGCGGCATTTGCGGGGTCATTCTGAACCGCGTGTCTCCCATGCTGTATCCCTCTTTGAAAAAGGCGCTGGAGGAGGAACTGGGGATTGCCGTTCTGGGCTATCTTCCGCCCTTGCCCGAATGTTCTCTGCAAAGCCGCCATCTTGGATTGGTGACGGCAAATGAAGTGGAGCATCTAAAGGAAAAGCTGAACCGGCTCGCAGCTCAGTTGGAGCATACAATGGATTTTGGGCGGCTGATCCGAATTGCACAGGACGCGCCGCCTCTTTCCTGTGAACCGATTGATTTGCCGAACCTGCCAAACGGGCATCCTAAGATTGCCGTGGCAATGGATAATGCTTTCTGCTTTTATTATCAGGATTCGCTGGATTTGTTGGAAGAGCTGGGCGCGCAGCTTGTTCCGTTCAGCCCACTGAATGATGCGCAGCTGCCGCCTAAAATCAATGGCTTGATTTTAGGCGGCGGGTATCCGGAGCTGTACGCCGAAGCGCTTTCAGAAAACTACTCCATGCGCGGCAGTATCAAAGCGGCCATTCACGGCGGAATGCCCTGCATAGCGGAATGCGGAGGGTTCATGTACCTGCACAAAAGCATGCAGGACGATACCGGAACAGTACATGACATGGCAGGCGTAATTGACGCGGATTGCTATAAAACCGATCACCTCAGGCGCTTTGGATATGTTACCCTTACCGCCCGGCGGGATAATATGCTGTGCAAAGCGGGGGAAAACATAGCTGCGCACGAGTTCCATTATTGGGACAGCACCGATTGCGGCGATGCTTTTCAGGCGCAGAAGCCTGTTCGTAATACTACATGGAATTGTATTTACGGCGGGAGTAATTTAAACATATTTGCGGGTTATCCGCATTTTCATTTCTATTCCAATCCGCGGTTTGCGGTTCGATTTATCCGGAAATGCAATGAGTTTGAAATTTAA
- the cobT gene encoding nicotinate-nucleotide--dimethylbenzimidazole phosphoribosyltransferase codes for MTLEETIHKIAPLNQAAMDAAQKRWNSIAKPLNSLGLLEKAVIQIAGITANPQISLAKRGVVVMCADNGVVAQGVTQTGSEVTAVVTENLTKCETSVCKMAQVAGAQVFPVDIGVARDVSGDGLIIRKVAYGTQDMTETAAMTRQQAVQALEIGINLVGELKAQGYKILATGEMGIGNTTTGSAIASVFLNETASMVTGRGAGLSNEGLERKIAAIEKAISVNQPDPEDALDVLAKVGGLDIAGLAGVFLGGAAYRIPVLIDGFISSVAALTAARICPKARDYLMASHVSKEPAGAMLLTELGTKPFLMAEMCLGEGTGAVAVLPILDMACAVYNSMSTFEQIEIEEYQPQN; via the coding sequence ATGACACTGGAAGAAACGATCCATAAAATTGCGCCGCTGAATCAAGCGGCGATGGACGCCGCACAAAAACGGTGGAACAGTATTGCAAAACCGCTCAACAGCCTTGGACTCTTGGAAAAAGCGGTTATTCAAATTGCTGGCATCACCGCAAACCCGCAAATCAGCCTTGCAAAACGCGGCGTTGTGGTCATGTGTGCAGATAACGGCGTGGTTGCACAGGGCGTGACTCAGACAGGCAGTGAAGTGACAGCCGTTGTTACGGAGAATTTAACAAAATGTGAAACAAGTGTCTGCAAGATGGCACAGGTTGCCGGTGCGCAGGTATTCCCCGTGGATATCGGTGTGGCACGTGATGTTTCGGGAGACGGCCTAATCATCCGCAAGGTTGCATATGGCACACAGGATATGACCGAAACCGCCGCAATGACGCGGCAGCAGGCAGTACAGGCATTGGAAATAGGAATTAATTTGGTCGGAGAACTCAAGGCGCAGGGATACAAAATTTTGGCAACCGGAGAAATGGGCATTGGCAATACCACCACTGGCAGCGCAATCGCTTCTGTGTTTTTGAATGAGACTGCTTCCATGGTTACGGGCAGGGGCGCCGGACTTTCCAACGAAGGACTGGAGCGAAAGATTGCCGCCATTGAAAAAGCGATTTCAGTGAATCAGCCTGATCCGGAGGATGCGCTGGATGTACTTGCAAAGGTAGGCGGGCTGGACATTGCCGGGCTTGCGGGCGTGTTTTTAGGCGGAGCGGCATACCGGATTCCAGTTTTGATTGACGGCTTCATTTCGTCCGTTGCCGCGCTTACCGCCGCACGGATTTGCCCGAAGGCAAGAGACTATCTGATGGCCTCCCATGTTTCGAAAGAGCCGGCGGGCGCGATGCTGTTGACGGAACTCGGAACAAAGCCTTTTCTCATGGCGGAAATGTGTCTGGGGGAAGGTACCGGAGCTGTGGCAGTGCTCCCCATCTTAGATATGGCATGTGCCGTTTATAATAGCATGAGCACCTTTGAACAGATCGAAATTGAAGAATATCAGCCGCAAAACTGA
- a CDS encoding bifunctional adenosylcobinamide kinase/adenosylcobinamide-phosphate guanylyltransferase, whose translation MLVLVTGGSASGKSEYAETQACLCRTDNGDVVYIATMIPADEECEKRIVRHRKMRSQKGFTTVECYTNLSAVSVPKGSVVLLECMSNLVANELYCLNGAHEKTAECILAGVRHLCEQAEYVIVVSNEIVSDGRTYEESTMNYLNTLAAVNCALARHAQQVTEVVCSIPIIHKP comes from the coding sequence ATGCTGGTACTGGTAACGGGCGGTTCGGCAAGCGGTAAATCCGAATATGCCGAAACACAAGCCTGTTTATGCAGAACGGATAACGGTGACGTCGTTTATATTGCCACCATGATACCCGCTGATGAAGAGTGCGAAAAGCGGATCGTGCGCCATAGAAAAATGCGAAGTCAAAAAGGGTTTACTACGGTAGAATGTTACACGAATCTTTCTGCCGTTTCCGTTCCCAAAGGTTCCGTGGTTTTGCTGGAATGTATGTCGAATCTTGTGGCGAATGAGCTGTATTGCCTAAATGGCGCGCACGAGAAAACGGCTGAATGCATTCTTGCAGGGGTGCGGCATCTGTGTGAACAGGCGGAATATGTCATTGTCGTTTCCAATGAGATCGTCTCAGACGGAAGGACTTACGAGGAAAGCACAATGAATTATTTGAATACGCTCGCAGCCGTCAATTGCGCACTGGCACGGCACGCACAGCAGGTAACTGAGGTTGTGTGCTCTATCCCAATCATCCATAAACCGTAA
- the cobS gene encoding adenosylcobinamide-GDP ribazoletransferase: MNLLPAFLIAFSMYSAIPMPKAEWSRENMKYTMCFFPLTGGIIGLLLGLWAAGSVRIPIGSTLFAAVAVLIPVAVSGGIHLDGFCDTVDALSSHQTTERKLEILKDSHTGAFAIIGCVLYLLLDFALWTELKPSRSAILVLAVGFVLSRSLSGLSVVLFRCAKSSGLLASFSDAAAKNRVRVTMIVYLLTCAAVMLCASPWLGAAALIVCALMFLYYRAMSYRKFGGITGDLAGYFLQLCELFLLMAVVIAQKIL; encoded by the coding sequence TTGAATTTATTGCCGGCATTTCTGATTGCCTTTTCCATGTACTCCGCAATCCCTATGCCCAAAGCGGAATGGAGCCGGGAAAACATGAAATATACCATGTGCTTTTTTCCTCTGACCGGAGGTATAATCGGTTTGCTTTTGGGCTTATGGGCAGCAGGTTCTGTTCGCATTCCGATTGGTTCCACTCTTTTTGCGGCAGTTGCGGTTCTGATTCCGGTCGCTGTTTCCGGCGGGATTCATCTGGATGGTTTTTGTGACACAGTGGACGCGCTTTCTTCCCACCAAACCACCGAGCGAAAGCTGGAAATTTTAAAGGATTCCCACACCGGCGCGTTTGCAATTATTGGATGTGTGCTGTATCTTTTGCTTGATTTCGCTCTGTGGACGGAATTAAAGCCGTCCCGTTCTGCAATTTTGGTGTTGGCGGTGGGCTTTGTGCTTTCCCGCTCACTCAGCGGGCTTTCTGTTGTTTTGTTTCGCTGTGCGAAAAGCAGCGGATTACTGGCATCTTTTTCCGATGCTGCGGCTAAAAATCGGGTGCGCGTTACGATGATTGTCTATCTTTTGACTTGTGCTGCTGTGATGCTTTGCGCTAGTCCGTGGCTTGGAGCGGCTGCGCTCATTGTTTGCGCTCTGATGTTTTTGTATTACCGTGCAATGTCCTACCGGAAGTTCGGCGGTATTACCGGAGATTTGGCGGGCTATTTTTTACAGCTTTGTGAGCTTTTTCTGCTCATGGCGGTTGTTATTGCACAAAAAATACTTTAA
- a CDS encoding bifunctional adenosylcobinamide kinase/adenosylcobinamide-phosphate guanylyltransferase, with translation MRLIIGGYGQGKLNYLLRETGLQKNQVVDGEQCELNQTSHCFALNHLHLYLRRLMEQGHDPQSIIEQMITENSDMIIVCDEVGCGIVPMEPFEREWRETTGRICCMLAQRATRVDRVFCGIATTIKEKNNEELE, from the coding sequence ATGAGGCTGATTATCGGCGGATATGGACAGGGAAAATTGAACTATTTGCTTCGTGAAACAGGCTTACAGAAAAATCAGGTCGTAGACGGAGAACAGTGCGAATTGAACCAAACTTCCCACTGCTTTGCGCTGAATCATCTGCATTTGTATCTTCGCAGGCTGATGGAACAGGGGCATGACCCGCAAAGCATCATAGAGCAAATGATTACTGAAAACAGCGACATGATCATTGTATGCGATGAAGTTGGCTGCGGAATTGTTCCCATGGAACCATTTGAACGTGAATGGCGTGAAACGACAGGAAGGATCTGCTGTATGCTCGCACAGCGGGCTACTAGGGTAGACCGTGTGTTTTGCGGGATCGCTACCACGATAAAAGAGAAAAATAATGAGGAATTGGAATGA
- the cbiB gene encoding adenosylcobinamide-phosphate synthase CbiB, whose product MKLSLIALILGFALDMIFGDPHWMPHPVRLIGKLIFILEKGLRKLFLKTPKGEFMAGVVLWVAVTAASTAIPVAILVLCSRIHPLLRLAVETVMCYQILATKALKSESMKVYEELKKGSLEGARKMVSMIVGRDTQNLSELQVAKAAVETVAENTSDGVVAPLIYLAVGGAPFGFFYKAVNTMDSMIGYENDRYLHFGKFAAKLDDAANYVPARISGWLMIFAAYLLHLDGRHAAEIYKRDRNKHASPNSAHTEAVCAGALNIQLAGDAYYFGKLHKKQTLGDNIRPVCYEDIIQANRLLYVTAVLALAGCAIIKAVAIWLL is encoded by the coding sequence ATGAAATTATCTCTGATTGCACTAATTTTGGGATTTGCGCTCGATATGATTTTTGGTGACCCGCACTGGATGCCGCACCCCGTTCGGCTGATTGGCAAACTGATTTTTATTTTAGAAAAAGGCTTGCGAAAACTTTTCCTGAAAACTCCCAAAGGCGAATTTATGGCAGGAGTGGTGCTTTGGGTTGCTGTCACCGCGGCGTCAACCGCGATTCCAGTGGCAATTCTTGTCTTGTGCAGCCGGATTCATCCGCTTCTGCGTCTGGCAGTGGAAACGGTAATGTGCTATCAGATTCTCGCCACCAAAGCGTTGAAAAGCGAAAGCATGAAGGTCTATGAAGAACTGAAAAAAGGAAGTCTGGAAGGCGCCCGAAAGATGGTTTCAATGATTGTGGGCAGGGATACCCAAAACCTGTCGGAACTTCAGGTTGCCAAAGCGGCGGTCGAAACCGTGGCGGAAAACACCTCGGACGGTGTTGTTGCACCGTTGATTTACCTGGCAGTGGGCGGCGCCCCGTTTGGATTTTTTTATAAAGCAGTCAATACGATGGATTCTATGATTGGCTATGAAAATGACCGTTATCTTCATTTTGGAAAATTTGCAGCCAAACTTGACGACGCGGCAAACTATGTTCCCGCCCGTATTTCAGGTTGGCTGATGATTTTCGCCGCATATCTTTTGCATCTGGACGGGAGGCATGCCGCCGAAATTTACAAGCGTGACCGCAATAAGCATGCCAGCCCCAACAGCGCCCATACCGAAGCAGTGTGCGCCGGTGCGCTGAATATTCAATTGGCGGGCGACGCTTATTATTTTGGAAAACTTCACAAAAAGCAAACGCTCGGGGACAATATCCGTCCCGTTTGCTATGAGGATATCATACAGGCCAATCGGCTGCTCTATGTTACAGCGGTGCTTGCTCTTGCGGGCTGTGCCATTATAAAGGCTGTGGCAATCTGGCTACTGTAA